The following coding sequences lie in one Lolium perenne isolate Kyuss_39 chromosome 2, Kyuss_2.0, whole genome shotgun sequence genomic window:
- the LOC127333047 gene encoding uncharacterized protein isoform X5 has product MRLRLHLLVLCLIILFVVYNMASYQHRQTALDVKARPFETITESHVAGAKVSSRARVKMSERADASRIGFLPRGIVEPYSDMELKPLWLTKSVQSQRSTQNERCLIAIPAGINQKKSVDAIMKKRTLQLYCSTMMERSMSGMICHGAKV; this is encoded by the exons ATGAGGCTGCGGCTGCATCTGCTGGTCCTGTGCTTGATCATCCTGTTTGTGGTCTACAACATGGCGAGCTACCAGCATAGACAGACTGCG CTGGACGTAAAAGCTCGCCCATTTGAGACAATCACG GAGTCTCACGTGGCTGGGGCTAAGGTCTCTAGCAGAGCTAGAGTCAAGATGTCAGAAAGAGCTGATGCTTCTAGGATCGGTTTTCTGCCTCGTGGTATAGTCGAGCCTTATTCCGACATGGAATTGAAGCCATTGTGGCTCACAAAAAGCGTGCAGTCACAG AGATCTACCCAGAATGAGCGGTGCTTGATCGCCATCCCTGCTGGCATAAACCAGAAAAAAAGTGTGGATGCTATTATGAAGAAG AGAACTTTACAGCTATATTGTTCCACTATGATGGAAAGGTCAATGAGTGGAATGATTTGCCATGGAGCAAAAGTGTGA
- the LOC127333047 gene encoding uncharacterized protein isoform X2, whose amino-acid sequence MRLRLHLLVLCLIILFVVYNMASYQHRQTALDVKARPFETITESHVAGAKVSSRARVKMSERADASRIGFLPRGIVEPYSDMELKPLWLTKSVQSQRSTQNERCLIAIPAGINQKKSVDAIMKKFLPENFTAILFHYDGKVNEWNDLPWSKSVIHVAASNQTKWWFAKRFLHPSVVSMYAYIFLWDEDLEVDNFNPRRYLNIVKSEKLVISQPGLDPKLSEIHHPITVRKKAGSFHRVSRANKECSREGPPCSGWVEGMAPVFSKSAWQCAWHLIQNDLVHGWGIDYKFGYCAQGDRTKNIGIVDSEFVVHRGVQTLGGSAMTKNTRAKNSKALRQKTAQGQQQTRVRAAGLDMRTKVRRKSRVELRDFQKRWERATREDRTWVDPFARRRKRRNRPAVD is encoded by the exons ATGAGGCTGCGGCTGCATCTGCTGGTCCTGTGCTTGATCATCCTGTTTGTGGTCTACAACATGGCGAGCTACCAGCATAGACAGACTGCG CTGGACGTAAAAGCTCGCCCATTTGAGACAATCACG GAGTCTCACGTGGCTGGGGCTAAGGTCTCTAGCAGAGCTAGAGTCAAGATGTCAGAAAGAGCTGATGCTTCTAGGATCGGTTTTCTGCCTCGTGGTATAGTCGAGCCTTATTCCGACATGGAATTGAAGCCATTGTGGCTCACAAAAAGCGTGCAGTCACAG AGATCTACCCAGAATGAGCGGTGCTTGATCGCCATCCCTGCTGGCATAAACCAGAAAAAAAGTGTGGATGCTATTATGAAGAAG TTTCTTCCAGAGAACTTTACAGCTATATTGTTCCACTATGATGGAAAGGTCAATGAGTGGAATGATTTGCCATGGAGCAAAAGTGTGATACACGTTGCTGCTTCTAATCAGACAAAATG GTGGTTTGCTAAAAGGTTCCTCCATCCTTCTGTTGTCTCTATGTACGCGTATATCTTCCTTTGGGATGAAGATCTGGAAGTAGATAATTTTAACCCAAGAAG GTACTTGAACATAGTCAAATCAGAAAAGCTGGTGATATCTCAACCAGGTCTTGACCCTAAATTGTCTGAAATTCATCATCCAATAACTGTTCGTAAAAAAGCAGGAAGTTTCCACAG AGTTAGTCGGGCTAATAAAGAATGTTCGAGAGAAGGGCCACCTTGTTCTGG CTGGGTCGAGGGAATGGCACCGGTTTTCTCAAAATCTGCTTGGCAATGTGCGTGGCATCTTATCCAG AACGATCTTGTCCATGGATGGGGCATTGATTACAAATTTGGGTATTGTGCCCAG GGTGACCGAACAAAGAACATTGGAATAGTTGATAGTGAATTTGTAGTCCATCGAGGAGTACAGACACTAGGAGGTTCTGCAATGACAAAG AATACTCGTGCCAAGAACTCCAAGGCACTCCGTCAGAAAACTGCCCAAGGGCAGCAACAAACGAGA GTGAGGGCAGCAGGCCTTGACATGAGGACAAAG GTCAGGAGAAAATCAAGGGTGGAGCTTCGGGATTTCCAGAAGCGCTGGGAGCGTGCCACGAGGGAAGACAGAACATGGGTTGATCCATTCGCTCGCCGGAGAAAAAGGAGGAACAGACCAGCCGTAGATTAG
- the LOC127333047 gene encoding uncharacterized protein isoform X4, whose protein sequence is MRLRLHLLVLCLIILFVVYNMASYQHRQTALDVKARPFETITESHVAGAKVSSRARVKMSERADASRIGFLPRGIVEPYSDMELKPLWLTKSVQSQRSTQNERCLIAIPAGINQKKSVDAIMKKFLPENFTAILFHYDGKVNEWNDLPWSKSVIHVAASNQTKWYLNIVKSEKLVISQPGLDPKLSEIHHPITVRKKAGSFHRVSRANKECSREGPPCSGWVEGMAPVFSKSAWQCAWHLIQNDLVHGWGIDYKFGYCAQGDRTKNIGIVDSEFVVHRGVQTLGGSAMTKNTRAKNSKALRQKTAQGQQQTRVRAAGLDMRTKVRRKSRVELRDFQKRWERATREDRTWVDPFARRRKRRNRPAVD, encoded by the exons ATGAGGCTGCGGCTGCATCTGCTGGTCCTGTGCTTGATCATCCTGTTTGTGGTCTACAACATGGCGAGCTACCAGCATAGACAGACTGCG CTGGACGTAAAAGCTCGCCCATTTGAGACAATCACG GAGTCTCACGTGGCTGGGGCTAAGGTCTCTAGCAGAGCTAGAGTCAAGATGTCAGAAAGAGCTGATGCTTCTAGGATCGGTTTTCTGCCTCGTGGTATAGTCGAGCCTTATTCCGACATGGAATTGAAGCCATTGTGGCTCACAAAAAGCGTGCAGTCACAG AGATCTACCCAGAATGAGCGGTGCTTGATCGCCATCCCTGCTGGCATAAACCAGAAAAAAAGTGTGGATGCTATTATGAAGAAG TTTCTTCCAGAGAACTTTACAGCTATATTGTTCCACTATGATGGAAAGGTCAATGAGTGGAATGATTTGCCATGGAGCAAAAGTGTGATACACGTTGCTGCTTCTAATCAGACAAAATG GTACTTGAACATAGTCAAATCAGAAAAGCTGGTGATATCTCAACCAGGTCTTGACCCTAAATTGTCTGAAATTCATCATCCAATAACTGTTCGTAAAAAAGCAGGAAGTTTCCACAG AGTTAGTCGGGCTAATAAAGAATGTTCGAGAGAAGGGCCACCTTGTTCTGG CTGGGTCGAGGGAATGGCACCGGTTTTCTCAAAATCTGCTTGGCAATGTGCGTGGCATCTTATCCAG AACGATCTTGTCCATGGATGGGGCATTGATTACAAATTTGGGTATTGTGCCCAG GGTGACCGAACAAAGAACATTGGAATAGTTGATAGTGAATTTGTAGTCCATCGAGGAGTACAGACACTAGGAGGTTCTGCAATGACAAAG AATACTCGTGCCAAGAACTCCAAGGCACTCCGTCAGAAAACTGCCCAAGGGCAGCAACAAACGAGA GTGAGGGCAGCAGGCCTTGACATGAGGACAAAG GTCAGGAGAAAATCAAGGGTGGAGCTTCGGGATTTCCAGAAGCGCTGGGAGCGTGCCACGAGGGAAGACAGAACATGGGTTGATCCATTCGCTCGCCGGAGAAAAAGGAGGAACAGACCAGCCGTAGATTAG
- the LOC127333047 gene encoding uncharacterized protein isoform X3 has product MRLRLHLLVLCLIILFVVYNMASYQHRQTALDVKARPFETITESHVAGAKVSSRARVKMSERADASRIGFLPRGIVEPYSDMELKPLWLTKSVQSQRSTQNERCLIAIPAGINQKKSVDAIMKKFLPENFTAILFHYDGKVNEWNDLPWSKSVIHVAASNQTKWYLNIVKSEKLVISQPGLDPKLSEIHHPITVRKKAGSFHRRVSRANKECSREGPPCSGWVEGMAPVFSKSAWQCAWHLIQNDLVHGWGIDYKFGYCAQGDRTKNIGIVDSEFVVHRGVQTLGGSAMTKNTRAKNSKALRQKTAQGQQQTRVRAAGLDMRTKVRRKSRVELRDFQKRWERATREDRTWVDPFARRRKRRNRPAVD; this is encoded by the exons ATGAGGCTGCGGCTGCATCTGCTGGTCCTGTGCTTGATCATCCTGTTTGTGGTCTACAACATGGCGAGCTACCAGCATAGACAGACTGCG CTGGACGTAAAAGCTCGCCCATTTGAGACAATCACG GAGTCTCACGTGGCTGGGGCTAAGGTCTCTAGCAGAGCTAGAGTCAAGATGTCAGAAAGAGCTGATGCTTCTAGGATCGGTTTTCTGCCTCGTGGTATAGTCGAGCCTTATTCCGACATGGAATTGAAGCCATTGTGGCTCACAAAAAGCGTGCAGTCACAG AGATCTACCCAGAATGAGCGGTGCTTGATCGCCATCCCTGCTGGCATAAACCAGAAAAAAAGTGTGGATGCTATTATGAAGAAG TTTCTTCCAGAGAACTTTACAGCTATATTGTTCCACTATGATGGAAAGGTCAATGAGTGGAATGATTTGCCATGGAGCAAAAGTGTGATACACGTTGCTGCTTCTAATCAGACAAAATG GTACTTGAACATAGTCAAATCAGAAAAGCTGGTGATATCTCAACCAGGTCTTGACCCTAAATTGTCTGAAATTCATCATCCAATAACTGTTCGTAAAAAAGCAGGAAGTTTCCACAG AAGAGTTAGTCGGGCTAATAAAGAATGTTCGAGAGAAGGGCCACCTTGTTCTGG CTGGGTCGAGGGAATGGCACCGGTTTTCTCAAAATCTGCTTGGCAATGTGCGTGGCATCTTATCCAG AACGATCTTGTCCATGGATGGGGCATTGATTACAAATTTGGGTATTGTGCCCAG GGTGACCGAACAAAGAACATTGGAATAGTTGATAGTGAATTTGTAGTCCATCGAGGAGTACAGACACTAGGAGGTTCTGCAATGACAAAG AATACTCGTGCCAAGAACTCCAAGGCACTCCGTCAGAAAACTGCCCAAGGGCAGCAACAAACGAGA GTGAGGGCAGCAGGCCTTGACATGAGGACAAAG GTCAGGAGAAAATCAAGGGTGGAGCTTCGGGATTTCCAGAAGCGCTGGGAGCGTGCCACGAGGGAAGACAGAACATGGGTTGATCCATTCGCTCGCCGGAGAAAAAGGAGGAACAGACCAGCCGTAGATTAG
- the LOC127333047 gene encoding uncharacterized protein isoform X1 has protein sequence MRLRLHLLVLCLIILFVVYNMASYQHRQTALDVKARPFETITESHVAGAKVSSRARVKMSERADASRIGFLPRGIVEPYSDMELKPLWLTKSVQSQRSTQNERCLIAIPAGINQKKSVDAIMKKFLPENFTAILFHYDGKVNEWNDLPWSKSVIHVAASNQTKWWFAKRFLHPSVVSMYAYIFLWDEDLEVDNFNPRRYLNIVKSEKLVISQPGLDPKLSEIHHPITVRKKAGSFHRRVSRANKECSREGPPCSGWVEGMAPVFSKSAWQCAWHLIQNDLVHGWGIDYKFGYCAQGDRTKNIGIVDSEFVVHRGVQTLGGSAMTKNTRAKNSKALRQKTAQGQQQTRVRAAGLDMRTKVRRKSRVELRDFQKRWERATREDRTWVDPFARRRKRRNRPAVD, from the exons ATGAGGCTGCGGCTGCATCTGCTGGTCCTGTGCTTGATCATCCTGTTTGTGGTCTACAACATGGCGAGCTACCAGCATAGACAGACTGCG CTGGACGTAAAAGCTCGCCCATTTGAGACAATCACG GAGTCTCACGTGGCTGGGGCTAAGGTCTCTAGCAGAGCTAGAGTCAAGATGTCAGAAAGAGCTGATGCTTCTAGGATCGGTTTTCTGCCTCGTGGTATAGTCGAGCCTTATTCCGACATGGAATTGAAGCCATTGTGGCTCACAAAAAGCGTGCAGTCACAG AGATCTACCCAGAATGAGCGGTGCTTGATCGCCATCCCTGCTGGCATAAACCAGAAAAAAAGTGTGGATGCTATTATGAAGAAG TTTCTTCCAGAGAACTTTACAGCTATATTGTTCCACTATGATGGAAAGGTCAATGAGTGGAATGATTTGCCATGGAGCAAAAGTGTGATACACGTTGCTGCTTCTAATCAGACAAAATG GTGGTTTGCTAAAAGGTTCCTCCATCCTTCTGTTGTCTCTATGTACGCGTATATCTTCCTTTGGGATGAAGATCTGGAAGTAGATAATTTTAACCCAAGAAG GTACTTGAACATAGTCAAATCAGAAAAGCTGGTGATATCTCAACCAGGTCTTGACCCTAAATTGTCTGAAATTCATCATCCAATAACTGTTCGTAAAAAAGCAGGAAGTTTCCACAG AAGAGTTAGTCGGGCTAATAAAGAATGTTCGAGAGAAGGGCCACCTTGTTCTGG CTGGGTCGAGGGAATGGCACCGGTTTTCTCAAAATCTGCTTGGCAATGTGCGTGGCATCTTATCCAG AACGATCTTGTCCATGGATGGGGCATTGATTACAAATTTGGGTATTGTGCCCAG GGTGACCGAACAAAGAACATTGGAATAGTTGATAGTGAATTTGTAGTCCATCGAGGAGTACAGACACTAGGAGGTTCTGCAATGACAAAG AATACTCGTGCCAAGAACTCCAAGGCACTCCGTCAGAAAACTGCCCAAGGGCAGCAACAAACGAGA GTGAGGGCAGCAGGCCTTGACATGAGGACAAAG GTCAGGAGAAAATCAAGGGTGGAGCTTCGGGATTTCCAGAAGCGCTGGGAGCGTGCCACGAGGGAAGACAGAACATGGGTTGATCCATTCGCTCGCCGGAGAAAAAGGAGGAACAGACCAGCCGTAGATTAG